cccagcactttgggaggccgaggcgggcggatcacaaggtcaggagatcgagaccacggtgaaaccccgtttctactaaaaatacaaaaaattagccgggcgcggtggcgggcgcctgtagtcccagctactcaggaggctgaggcaggagaatggcgtgaacccgggaggcggagcttgcagtgagccgagattgtgccactgcactccagcgtgggcaacaaagcgagactccgactaaaaaaaaaaaaaaaaaaaaaaaaaaaaaaaatctggttgcAATTTTTTATTACCTGGAATAATTTAATGCTTAGTAAAAACCAAGAATGAAATAATACTATTtgataaaagcaaaatacaaaataacggGTTCCAAAACGCCTAAAAACATAGCACAAAGGTATTTTTAGACAGTATAGCTCTGTTTTGTCCCACCAAACCCGTAGCTAAAATCATCCTGAAAGCAGCGACAGGGGAATTCCCACAAGGGAGACGATAAGTAGAACAGTGACCACCAGGAGCTAGAGgaggggagttattgtttaagaGGTACAGACCTTCAGCTGGGGatgatgaaaaggttctggagatgATGGTAGTGAAGGTTGTACAATAGGAACGTACTTAATGCCACcgaactgtacacttgaaaatggttaaaatagtaaattttatgttatgcatattttcccacaatttttcaagttaaaaaagaGTGGAAATATCCTAGCCTATCATGCCCATCCCTTGTTACGCAGTTCACACTAGCTGCTTAATCTGATTATAAAGAAGCGTGACAAAAGACACACATTACCAGACTGTGAAGACCTCCAGAGTAAAACAGTTCCCCTACCATCTACCCTGTTTCCAGCCATTTCTTTGAATCTTCTGACATATCATCTCAGATTTCCTCATAAACAAAATACTCAATTCAACAAGTCATAATTTACTCTGTGATGTAGCTTTTACTGAAATCGTGTCTTGGGACACAGAAGAGCAAAGTAAAAGTTATTTTTGGCTCTGGACTTTATATTGTTGTttgagatttttgtgtttttgagacagagtatcactctgtctcccaggctggagtgcagtggcctgatctcggctcactgcgacctctgcctccagggctcaagtgattctcctgcctcagcctcctgagtagctgggattataggcatgtgccaccatgcccggctaatttttgtatttttagtatagatggggtttcaccatattgcccaggtctTGAACTTtgaacctcaaatgatccacccgccttggcctcccaaagtgctgggattacaggcatgagccacggcaccccgCCAGTCTAGAAAGTTTTATCTTCACTTtgtacatgaggaaactgagagtcaAAAAGGTTAAGAAAGTTGCTgaagttcacacagctagtaagaaaTACAGTAGAAGCATACTCATGACTGTCTGAGAGAAACCAAGCTGTTTTCATTACCcgattaaaaatatacagaaaagtgaCCATGTTACCGTAGTGTTTGTATTGCTGTACCCAAAGAAGGAAAACTTGGGTATTATTAGATGTAAATCCTAAATATGTGAGAAGCCCATGCCAGAAGTTCAGGGAATCCCAAGTTTAGGAAGACAGGTAAAGTTGAATGAGAGGTTGTTACAACAGTAAAGTTGGATCATATAATTCCAATTATGATAATGAGGAAGAGAGATATTATAGGGCAAGGAACATCAGAATAGATTTAAAGAAACCAAAGCAGTTTCACTGGGAACTCACTAATgaatacatactttaaaataacatacCAATAACTACAAGGAATCACGGCTAACAACATCCAGGATGAactgagcttggtggggggaaaatggcaagaaaaatcaagaatttgAATATATCCAAACATCTAAAGATATACTCAAAGGGCAAGAAGGAGTAAGGGCTGATGCTATAATGTtaacacaaaaatgagaaaataatagagcaatttaatttccattttgtttttattttctctatcaaGAATAATCTTAAGGtcccagagagaaaaaaaaagacaataagtAAGCATctcactattttaaatatatttaagcctataatcccagcactttgggagaccaaggcgggaggatcacttgagcccaggagttcaagaccacactgggcaacatagtgagacttcatcacaataaataaatttaaatctcCACAGTCATACAATGTACATTCTGTATgtcaaattcaaaaaaaattttaaatatgtatagaaaAGAAACCAGAAGACAATTAGTAGAAAAAGTTATCTTGTTGAACATGTGCAAAATGGATTCTGGAAGTTGTCAAATACAATATTTCTATAAGTGACTTTGAAGGTGAGttgatgtagattttttttttttttttttgagacaaactctcactccattgcccaggctggagtgcagtgctgtgatcatggctaactgcagccttgacttcctgggctcaggcaattctcccacctcagcctcccgagtagctgggaccacaggtgcatgccaccacacctagctaatttctgtatttttttgtagaggcagggtcttgccatgttgcccaggctggtcttgaattctgggttcaggcaatccacctgccatggccttgcaaagtgctaggattacaggtgtgagccaccgtgcccactagagtagaatttaaaatttggCTCTGCCAGATTTGTAGCCTTAGACTTATACTCATtaattctctgattttttttttttttttttgaaactgtctcactttgctgcctaagctggagtgcaatggtgcggtctcagctcactgcagcctccacctcgtgggttcaaacgattcgggtgcctcagcctcccaagaagctgggattacaggtgcgcaacagcatgcccagctaatttttgcatttgtagcagagacggggtttcaccattgtagccaggctgctcttgaactcctgacctcaagtgatccacccacctcagtctctcaaaagtgctgggattacaggtaggagccaccacgcccagccaattccTCTGAATTTTACTCATTCACCAACAAAATGGGGATGTGGaactctatttttcagaattgcTGTGACGATTAAGAATACTATAcataaaggccgggcgtggtggcaggcgcctgtaaccccatctactcggaaggctaaagaggagaatcgcttgaaccctggagacagaggttgcattgggccaagattgtgccactgcacttcagcccgggcaacaagagcaaaactccttctcaaagaggaaaaaaaccaaaagaatactATACATAAAACACCTGGCAAAAAGCAGGTGCTCAATCTACGGTAGCCTCTGTTATTATTGTACACTTTGCCGTAAGTGATCTAAGATAGGAGGTGAACTCTACTTAAGTATCTCAATGAAAGATGACCATTTAACAGCACGAGAGGGATATTTTCCATAGGCCTGTAGATTCTGCATACAGCAACTAAATCCTCTAGCACTTTCCACCAATGGAACGCCAGTTTGAAAAACTTCAGTTTTAACAGATCCATAgagctctctcttttttatttttactttttgctctTTTGGTAGTGGCTCAGACCCCAGTATGATACTAGAAACATTgtacatacctcaaaatagtatgTAAATCTTGCCCTGAGAACAAAAGAGCAGTAACACTAGAACAAGAGACGCAGCAGGTCAGGTAAAAGTCAATTCGGTTCTACAGAATCTGACAAAAGTCagagcaagaaaaacaaagcagagaaTCAAGTAAGATTCCAGGGGAGTGTCAAAGGTCAAACTTATGACATCTAGCAGGGACATTCCACCCTCTCCAGCACTGGCCTGGCCCCACAGAGCcttaagagaaaataaactcaATTTGGAAATGCAGTGAGTGTAACTCTCCTGGTTTTACTCAACAATGGTCTCAGGAATGGCGGCATGTAAGGAAACAAAGGAGGGACAAAATCCCTCTAATGATCCTGCCCTTCCTCTGCATACCTCAGAGAAACAGCAATATTGCCATTTTCCCAGATGTTCTGTGCCTTCATTCTTTCCCTCCTCACCTCTCATGATCACACTGTGAAATGTATAGTAGCTGCTACACCACAATTTTCTGTGGCAGTGTCTTGTGCTATGACTCACGACTCCTGTTTATGAGTTTTGCCCTCAATGTTTCAAATTCATGGCTCACTTCTGCTATTTACTTCAGTCAGCTCGAACCCTCAGAGTCACTATATCAGAATAAGAATAGGGGTTGCTACAAGGTCCAGAAAGCAAGGCTATTTTGCTGGAGGCCATAAAACTAAGATGGCATGTTTAATGAGTATGACTCAATGCATTCTGCCACCTCACTCagagaagacttaaaaaaaaaaaatgttagtcaCATATGTGGAATGATTTAGAGTTTAGATTCTATGTGGAATTCCAAAGGAGTAAGTGTTTCTTTGACAGAAAACAAGAATCTGTATGCTTTATATAGGTAGCTGTATAGGTAGTTATAAAATTTAGGAACTATATGTTATCCCCAGCTGCTTTAGAGTAACCTCTGGATTTTTTCCAAGGTAAGTTAATATAGTTTAATTCTCAATAAACTGTTCTCTGTGACTAGATTCtaccccaaaaaagaaaacagaaaacaatagcaaaacacaaaaatcagtattaAATTAGTGCTAAAGACGAAACTAAGatttcttgttttccttataGATGTTATTTATGTAGACAAAttagaatttgatttttatacTAGGCAACCTCAGGATGTCAATTCCTTGTGTTGCCTTGAGATGGTCTAGGACCAATAGCAAGTTCTTTTCCAAGAGATTGCTGGGTGGATAGGAAGGATCTGAGGGGCCTGAAGGAAGTGGaggccaccacacacacacacacacacaaacacatgtgctTATATCCCAACTTTCTTGACACTGCAGTCTGGAACTTACTGGATTCCAGTGAATAAagggaaaactttttaaaagaaggcatTTAAGCCCTTATCACAATCACTCTGTCCCTGTGATCTctatctttccctccctcccaagTTCCACTATATAAGAATCTGCTGCcaggcctggcacggtgactcacgcctgtaatcccagcactttgggaggctgaggcgggcagatcacgaggtcaggagagcaagaccatcctggctaacatggtgaaatcccgtttctacaaaaatacaaaaaattagccagcgtggtggcgggtgcccgtagttccagctacttgggaggctgaggcaggagaatcacttgaacctgggaggcggaggttgccgtgagccgagatcatgccactgtgctccagcctggatgacagagggagactccgtctcagaaacaaacaaacaaacaaacaaaacccaacaatCTGCTACCTTGTTGTTGGACCTGTATGTTTCCAGACCTAAGACTTCTTTTAACTAGAGCTGTATTTCAAGTCTAATTCCTCTCCAAAACACTCACCATCCTTCTGCCTCCTTGCCCCACATACACACTTACATGCTATGCAAGCATCTGGGTTGCTGTAACTGAGGTTTGTTGGAGCAGACAGCATAAGAGTAAagagtggggaaggagagggaagaaggcggaagtagaggaagaggaaagagaagaagagggaagCGGAAGAATACAGTATCCCCCCCCAAATCACAGATTCCTTCTGTTCCTCAAAAGAGGATACATGATCCATTTAAATAGcagctaagaaaaacaaaagaaacaaaaacaaaacccctacATTTTCTACATGTTTGCATTTACCATTTCCTGTTTGTCCGTTATCATAAGGAGGTGTGAGTCTCTGGCTAGGCAGAATTTCAGACTAGAAATCCAGTCCTTTTTCTCCACTGAGAAATAATAACAATGGTTACCATATTTCATCCAGTGGTCTGGGCAGCTAGGACAGCTGGCACAAGTAGAGTACTTGGAGCCTAGGAAAGAAGAGGACCTGGTTCACATCTTCATGGACCACTCAGTCTtggaaatgaaatgggagataaaatggaatatggCAGTCCCAGGTCTTCCCTGCTCCACCACTTTTCAGATTAAGGGTTAGAGAAATGTGTAACAATGCATGGTCTCAATTTGAATACCTCATAATGTCCACCCTCATCATCTACTAAGTATGTATTCCACTACACAAGAATAGGACTATAACTGAAggagcaaagaagaaaatgtagaacaATCTGCCTGAAAACTCTGGAGCAAGTACTTTACTTGTGCTAGAGATCTCTGTGCACATGTAATATACACACACCAGATAACTGTGTGCTTGTATGATATGCGTCTGTGTACTGTCTTTGCTCAGTGCATACATTGCATAATTGCATAATGTATATTACTTAAATCAGGCAGAATCATTCAGAATGCCCAaccaaaaatgcagaaaaaaaaaaaaagaaagaaagaaactaggaAAAGCAAACTTAACTAGAATGaaaggttttgcttttttattatcaCAGATGTAACTCTCAccgttgaaaactggaaaaaaacactTATACTTCAGCAAAAAGAACTTAcgttgatatttttttaaaaggattttctggCAGAGAAGCATAACAGGTGCTAAAGTGAAAAGTGATAGAATGTTCTAACCAAGATCTTTTAAATACGGAAGATCCGCATTCCTTTAAAATGGTTGGCTCATAGTTTTGTTAAGATGAAaggaaactggccaggcatggtggctcactcctgtaataccagcattttgggaggccgaggcaggcggctcacatgagtccaggagttcaagaccagcctggccaacatggtgaaacctcatctctactaaaaatacaaaaaaaatcagccgggcatggtggcacccgcctgtaattccagctacttaggagctgagacatgagaatcacttgaacccaggaggcagaggttgcagtgagccaagatcacaccactgcactccagcctgggcaacagagcaagacattgtctcaaaaacaaacaatcaaaaatgaAAGGGAACTGAATATGCTTTCAAGGTAATTCCAACCAAGATTCCAAAATTCTACTGATTTTCTACTTCAGTTTCAATACTTAAACATATTTGCATAAACTCACCGTAAGCACAATTCTACAGTGAGCAAGTATGAGCCATTATATTCCATGAGCACATGTGTAGATATATAATTGCAGAATAGAATATATATCTACTCTAGATTTGGGAGTTACAAAGTGGGGAAAGTAGtacttttcatataaatattagatAATTGTTCTCTAGGAAGACCTGGCATACAACCAATGTAAGTTTTGGAGATCAAGCTGTTAAATTGGCACCTTATAGATTTGTGCTTTTTCCATATGACTGTGACATTAGTCAGCCTGGATTAGAAATTCCCAACTTCCCTAGGAGTTCCTTTTTGTCAAAGGTCAGACTTGGATCTGAGGTAGAAACCCTGGAGCTAAACTCTTAAAATCCTAATAAATCGGcagagcgcagtggctcacacctgtaatcccagcactttgggaggctgaggagggcagatcacgaagtcaggagttcgagaccagcctggccaacatagtgaaactccgtctctaataaaaatacaaaaaattagccaggcatggtggcgggtgcctgtaatcccagctacatgggaggctgaagcatgaggatcgcttgaacctgggaggcagaggttgcagtgagccgagatcacgccattgcactccagcccaggtgacattgtaagcctctgtctcaaaaaaaactttttttaattaaaaaaaaagaatcctaataAATCACTTCTGTATAATCTGTCACTATCATCCCCTAAAAACATAAACCTAAGCTAGGACTCTAGACTGTAAAACAATAAACTGAGAGCCCTCTAGATCACTAGATTTAAGGACTTAGAAGAACTAAACTTAGAAAAATTAGTttcagaaaatgtgaaagcaccagactggcaaaaaaaaaaaaaaaaaatcagaatatgttTAATTACATTATGATATATCTATATGTGAAAAGTTAAAcatcattaatattaaaattcaagTATCACAATACACATGGCAGTACAAAAATGTTTCTggcaacataaaattaaaaagcaatatacAAAATTTTGAGCATACTATGATAAGAACTATTCTCAGCCTTGCATTAGAAGAAAGAAAGgtgggagaaattttaaaaggacttGATTGCAGttctattaagaaaatatggtcaggtacagtggctcacacctgtaatcccagcactttgggaggccaagaagggtgaatgccttgagcccaggagttcaagatcattctgggcaacatggtgaaatgcctctacaaaaataataataataataataatacaaaaattagccaggcatggtggtatgtgcctgtggtcccagctatttgagaggctgaggtggatcacttgagcctaaggaggacaaggctgcagtgagctgtgattgtacagTGGCACAGGGTTCACTGGTATAGCAGCACACAAATCTATcacccacagcctgggtgacagagggagaccctgtctcaaaaaacaaaaagaaaatacacactgaCACAAATGCACATGGTCAAAGATGAGGAGGCTATACCCAGGAAATAGTTGTATAAAGATGTCGATGtattttgtttgaattattttttgatttttcaaagcTCCTGCTATgttatattgcttttataatgtaaaatgaaAGATTAATTTTGGTTTAAGTTTGCACTTACCCTGGCACAAGATCCACTGGTATAGCAGCACACTCATAAGAACTGCAGTCAGAAGCCCCAAAGCTATTGCCACAAGGCAAGAACAAGAAGGCCTGGAAGAGGAAGCTGCAACAACAGAGAATCAAAGCACAATCCTGAGTCAGAAGATAggttgaaagaaaagagaaagtcaggGAAGGATACCGCATCTTAAAGCAATTTGGCCTAATGGAAACTGAGATCCAGGCCATAAAGTTTCCTTTTCTAGATGTATCAGGAACTTGCTCTAAAGTCAAAGGTAACCACTAACACCTGTATCAAATAACTTACTGTATTCATCAAGATAAAGAatgcttttttcctttgaaattgtGACTTACACTGTCTCATACTCAGGTGGTGAGAATACAAATTGGTGCCTCTTTGGAGGACAATTCGGCAATATCTACCAAAATGGCAAAGGCATTTACCCTTTGACCTAGAAATTTCTCCTTAAGAAATTTTTCCTACAGCTACTCACACGTGCAAAATGTCATATTTATTCGTGGCAGCAATATTTGTAGGAGGAGAAGACTGAATACAATCTACATTCTATCAGTAAAAGGCCTGTCAAATACATTTTTGATATATCCATAAAGTgaagactggctttttttttaactgatatgGAATATTTTGTAAGATATATAGTCAAGACAAAGAAACGTTCTGCAGAACAGGGTATACAAATACCTCTGCAAGCACATCCAAGAATCTGATAACATTGTTTGCCTCTGGAATGGAAAAAAACATCAACCTAAACCTATGCTCTAAGCATAGGACACTACTTCACGTTAGCTATGTTGCACACAACCTAAATCtaaatttcaaatttgaaaaatggaagtattttcagcacatctttattttaaaatcgaAGGTATCTCATAGTCCGATAGTGTAGAAATTACGTGTAACGAGCAAAACTCTATGAAGTAAGATGATATTTAAGTTCTAATTTTGATTCCTTTGTTTAATAACCTTGAATTAGGAAATTAAACTTGCCTGTTTGGGCTTCaattttctgtttacattttagataaattattCTATCTATGTGTGTATCTATGGAGTATTCTaaacttcttaaagaaaaaaatgtataatgagaGATGCCTTCATAAAGAGAGAATTCTGCATAATAAGTATTTGGACTGATGAATCCAAAGGCATTAGATTTCTAGTAAAACTTTTACAAAGACATTTGCATCACAGGAGAACATTTAATGAAATACACAAACGTTCATTCTTGTGttatgctaaatttaaaaaaggtaTCAAAGCATAATTGTATTTGTGTAACCACAAGCCAAttcaagaagtaaaataaattttttaaatttactttaggTGTATATTGAAAGTCTCTAAATAGTTCCAAGTAGGTTCCAATTTATCACCTAGTTgtgtgtgtgaccttgaacatatACTTTGAGATATACATTACTTCTAACTTAATATTTCTATTCCTTAGAAATTAACACAGATATATTCAAAACTAGGAAAAGATTACACAAATAAAGATGTCCAATGCTGTATAATTTATAGTAATAGAAATAAGTCTAAATATCCCAAGTATACTAGAATGATTTAGCAAATTAAGGTAACATTctcaaaagacattaaaaattataatagtaaaactatgtagtaaaaagagagaaagcttaGGGAACTACCCTAAAGAATATACCTCGTGGGAGTTTACTGCCTAAGATACAAAATCAAGGATTAATTTTGGCATTTGCACTATTACCTATCTGTCTCAGATAATGTTCTCTCGGGGCTCTATGTACAAATGGCTCTTTTGCCTTCAAATCCTCAGTCACAGAGACTATTCTCTGTAGTGTTCTTGATactttttcttccctgtttcttCCCTGTCACCATTCTAGTGCAacactgaagttaaaaaaaaaaaaaaaaaaaaaaatctagatgtgTAAATCAGTTTCTTTCCTGACAAAACTCTTAGTATTATCCACCAGCAAAACTATTGGTGTCCTCCTCATTCCATAGTCAGAAAAACAGCCATACTTTTAAACAGCTGGTCCAAGGTTACTCCGAATATAGCTAAAGAGATAAAGTTCTCCCAACAAAGTTCCCGCTTTAGAGAGGAGCAAGAAGGAATAATGGCAATGCCCTAGGTTGGGTTTCTAAGATGCGATCAAAGAAGTGAATGGTTAGAAAAGGGTTTACCTGAGGCCTAAGATCAGATCGTGTACCATACACCAATTTTTCATATTCCAACTCTGGACTTTAAACTGAACCAAAAGTATTTCCTCAAATTATCCTCGATTCTTCTGCATCCTCTGCTTTAAACTTATTCTACGCCCCATTCATCCGTAGCCTACTGTCACTATGCATCGTCTTCCATGCTACCTTGGTTAACTCACATTTTTGCTGTGGTCCGTAGTCATTCTGGGCTTGGGTTGCCGTAGGCAACTCTAACATGGAATAAATAACACTGTCA
The sequence above is a segment of the Papio anubis isolate 15944 unplaced genomic scaffold, Panubis1.0 scaffold219, whole genome shotgun sequence genome. Coding sequences within it:
- the LOC116272833 gene encoding killer cell lectin-like receptor subfamily G member 1 isoform X1; the encoded protein is MTDSVIYSMLELPTATQAQNDYGPQQKSSSSRPSCSCLVAIALGLLTAVLMSVLLYQWILCQGSKYSTCASCPSCPDHWMKYGNHCYYFSVEKKDWISSLKFCLARDSHLLMITDKQEMSLLQDFLSEAFHWVGLRNNSGWRWEDGSPLNFSRIYSNSLVQTCGAINKNSLQASSCEVPLQWVCKKVRP
- the LOC116272833 gene encoding killer cell lectin-like receptor subfamily G member 1 isoform X3 gives rise to the protein MTDSVIYSMLELPTATQAQNDYGPQQKCSKYSTCASCPSCPDHWMKYGNHCYYFSVEKKDWISSLKFCLARDSHLLMITDKQEMSLLQDFLSEAFHWVGLRNNSGWRWEDGSPLNFSRIYSNSLVQTCGAINKNSLQASSCEVPLQWVCKKVRP